The proteins below are encoded in one region of Brachyspira hampsonii:
- a CDS encoding tetratricopeptide repeat protein gives MDNSSDYSLQNKIDNMISHYKEICNREPNNHKARIDFGVFYTQLGNHKEAIELFKEALVINDSDYSIWRLIGISYTKINNYYNAIAHLEKACEIENNDYISLNWLGKCYVEVGRHEDAVNVLNRSFMIAPKEYLNWRTFGIALYNLKRTDEAIESFERAIELNKYDYTSLYMLAISYKDKYEYKKSIDILKKVIEIEKNNYYAYFNMGLCFFMLNDFDNAVYSFNSALNIDNKDYLLCYYIGISLYETKDYINAISYLNKAIEMNNSHSSSYYYLALSYYSAGLYDNAINALEECIKLDNSNKEVYILLANTYNAMGDRDKSIIAFNKAKEIIS, from the coding sequence ATGGACAATTCATCAGATTACAGCCTTCAAAATAAAATAGATAATATGATATCTCATTATAAAGAAATATGTAATAGAGAACCAAATAATCATAAAGCTAGAATAGATTTCGGAGTATTTTATACTCAATTAGGCAATCATAAAGAAGCTATTGAACTTTTTAAAGAGGCATTAGTCATAAATGATAGTGATTATTCTATATGGCGTCTTATAGGAATATCATATACTAAAATAAATAATTATTATAATGCTATAGCTCATCTTGAAAAAGCTTGTGAAATAGAAAATAATGATTATATAAGTCTTAATTGGCTTGGAAAATGCTATGTAGAAGTAGGAAGACATGAAGATGCCGTAAATGTTTTAAATAGATCTTTTATGATAGCACCAAAAGAATATCTTAATTGGCGTACTTTTGGAATAGCACTATATAATCTAAAAAGAACGGATGAGGCTATAGAATCTTTTGAAAGAGCTATAGAACTTAATAAATATGATTATACTAGCCTATATATGCTTGCCATTTCATATAAAGATAAATATGAATATAAAAAGTCTATAGATATATTAAAAAAAGTAATAGAGATAGAAAAAAATAACTATTATGCATATTTTAATATGGGGCTATGTTTCTTTATGCTTAATGATTTTGATAATGCTGTATATTCTTTTAATAGTGCTTTGAATATAGATAATAAAGATTATTTGCTATGCTATTATATTGGAATTTCTTTATATGAAACTAAAGATTACATAAATGCTATATCATATTTAAATAAAGCTATAGAAATGAATAACAGCCATTCATCTTCTTATTATTACTTGGCTCTTTCATATTATTCAGCCGGACTTTACGATAATGCTATAAATGCCTTGGAAGAATGTATTAAATTAGATAATAGCAATAAAGAAGTTTATATATTACTTGCTAACACTTATAATGCTATGGGTGATAGAGATAAATCTATAATAGCATTCAATAAAGCCAAAGAAATAATTTCCTAA
- a CDS encoding rubrerythrin family protein: protein MKLKGSKTEVNLRNAFIGEAMARCRYMYYAEKAREEGREDVAAVYEKFARNEQEHAKIWFKNFHGILSTEENLKESIINENYESIDMYLSYAKTAQEEGFDDLAMAFMNVARIEDGHKKQFQSLLRDTKIDIPNWQCDICGYIDPENANPPICPVCKHRIKNQ, encoded by the coding sequence ATGAAATTAAAAGGATCTAAAACTGAAGTTAATTTGAGAAATGCTTTTATAGGTGAGGCTATGGCTAGATGCAGGTATATGTATTATGCTGAAAAAGCTCGTGAAGAAGGGAGAGAGGATGTAGCAGCTGTATATGAAAAATTTGCCAGAAATGAACAGGAACATGCTAAGATATGGTTTAAAAACTTTCATGGTATACTTAGCACTGAAGAAAATTTAAAAGAGTCTATAATCAATGAAAATTACGAATCTATAGATATGTATCTTTCTTATGCTAAAACAGCTCAAGAAGAGGGATTTGATGATCTAGCTATGGCTTTTATGAATGTTGCTCGAATAGAAGACGGACATAAAAAGCAATTTCAAAGTTTACTTAGAGATACTAAAATAGATATACCAAATTGGCAATGTGATATATGCGGTTATATAGATCCTGAAAATGCAAATCCTCCAATATGCCCTGTATGTAAGCATCGTATAAAAAATCAGTAA
- a CDS encoding STAS-like domain-containing protein: MKLVKKYIVLYKDFSPSPFGRYRTDSDVSGEVFREDCLIPSLNKYDKITINLDKLDGIGPSFWDEAFAGLIIHKNYTLDEINKKIQFECSDDKFLIKYIKSFMEKASNLVKK, translated from the coding sequence ATGAAATTAGTAAAAAAATATATAGTTTTATATAAAGATTTTAGTCCTTCTCCTTTTGGTAGATATAGAACTGATAGTGATGTATCAGGAGAAGTTTTTAGAGAGGATTGCTTGATACCATCTTTAAATAAATATGATAAAATAACTATTAACCTTGATAAGTTGGATGGTATAGGACCATCTTTTTGGGATGAAGCATTTGCTGGTTTGATTATACATAAAAATTATACTTTAGATGAAATCAATAAAAAAATTCAGTTTGAATGTTCAGATGATAAATTTTTAATAAAATATATAAAAAGTTTTATGGAAAAAGCCAGCAACTTAGTAAAAAAATGA
- a CDS encoding Rpn family recombination-promoting nuclease/putative transposase has translation MDNNYRSIKYFNTLNDYFVRYLFSDKGSEAILLDFINSTMLDSGMKTFRSVEILTPFNYKENYEDKETIADVKCITQNGSVVIIEIQLQGNSRFPERILYYWASNYSKLLKQGEKYDALTPVISINLLNFNLDDSNNIHSCYMIYDTVNQRLLTDHLQIHIIELKKFNNNLLKPDLNCWLKFFTMKENEEVIMSELVKEKTVMEEVQRRYNNFIKDRLMMNEYDKRQAYLYGNQIMLEEERRLGIEEGIKQGIEEGEKNKAISIARNLKKVGIDIKIISENTGLSIEEVENL, from the coding sequence ATGGATAATAACTACAGAAGCATAAAATACTTTAATACATTGAATGATTATTTTGTGAGATATCTTTTCTCAGATAAAGGAAGTGAGGCAATATTGCTTGATTTTATTAATTCAACAATGCTTGACTCTGGAATGAAGACTTTTCGTTCTGTTGAAATTTTGACGCCATTTAACTATAAGGAGAACTATGAAGATAAAGAAACAATTGCAGATGTTAAATGTATAACCCAAAATGGTTCAGTTGTTATTATAGAGATTCAGCTTCAAGGCAATTCAAGATTTCCAGAACGCATACTTTATTATTGGGCTTCTAATTACAGCAAACTTTTAAAGCAAGGTGAAAAATACGATGCTCTAACTCCAGTAATAAGTATTAATCTTCTTAATTTTAATTTAGATGACAGTAATAATATACATTCCTGCTATATGATTTATGATACGGTTAATCAAAGATTACTAACAGACCATTTACAAATACATATAATTGAGCTAAAGAAATTTAATAATAATTTATTAAAACCAGATTTAAATTGCTGGCTAAAATTCTTTACAATGAAAGAGAATGAGGAGGTTATAATGTCAGAATTAGTAAAAGAAAAAACTGTGATGGAAGAAGTACAGAGACGATATAATAATTTCATTAAAGATAGGCTAATGATGAATGAATATGATAAGAGACAGGCATATTTATATGGTAATCAGATAATGCTTGAAGAAGAGAGAAGACTAGGAATTGAAGAGGGTATTAAACAAGGTATTGAAGAAGGTGAAAAAAATAAGGCAATATCTATAGCTAGAAATTTAAAAAAAGTTGGTATAGATATAAAAATAATAAGTGAAAATACAGGTTTGAGTATAGAGGAAGTAGAAAACTTGTGA
- a CDS encoding CoA-disulfide reductase gives MKKVIIIGGVAAGMSAAAKARRLDKEAVITVYEKTDVVSWGACGMPYYVGGFYESPNTMIARTAEATIKSGIDLKVKHEVLKIDAKNKKVLVKDIINNKEFEDNYDSLLIATGAKSIIPNIENINIGNVSTLKEFSDSINMREKMKDSSIKNVVILGAGFIAIEAAHALKHIGKNVIIIQRSDRVFGNKFDKEFSDMVIEHIKENVDLHLNEKVQGLEADSNNNVKAVVTDKGKYDADYVVVAIGVTPNTVLAKDAGIKLMDNGAILVDREGKTNIDSIYAAGDCASIYDKVLNDQTYAALATGANKLGRMVASNLVGGHEKFIGSLTSACILAFELEAARTGITEEEAKKRNINYKTVTVKDLDHTHYYPDYQDLHIKLVYLADSRKIIGGQILGKRGAVLRADVIAACIYAGLTVDELGMLDLCYAPPFARTWDSLNVVGNAAK, from the coding sequence ATGAAAAAAGTTATAATAATAGGAGGCGTTGCTGCTGGAATGAGTGCGGCTGCCAAGGCTAGAAGATTAGATAAAGAGGCTGTTATTACAGTTTATGAAAAAACGGATGTTGTATCTTGGGGGGCATGCGGTATGCCTTATTATGTAGGCGGTTTTTATGAAAGCCCTAATACTATGATAGCAAGAACTGCTGAGGCTACTATAAAGTCAGGGATAGACTTAAAAGTGAAGCATGAAGTTTTGAAAATAGATGCTAAAAATAAAAAAGTATTGGTTAAAGATATAATAAATAATAAAGAATTTGAAGATAATTATGATTCGCTGCTTATAGCTACAGGGGCAAAATCAATAATACCTAATATAGAAAATATCAATATAGGCAATGTATCTACTTTAAAAGAGTTTAGTGATTCTATTAACATGAGAGAAAAAATGAAAGACTCTAGTATAAAAAATGTTGTTATATTAGGTGCAGGATTTATAGCTATTGAGGCTGCTCATGCTTTGAAGCATATAGGAAAGAATGTTATTATCATACAGCGTTCAGACAGAGTATTTGGAAATAAATTTGACAAAGAATTTTCTGATATGGTGATAGAACATATAAAAGAAAATGTTGACTTGCATCTAAATGAAAAAGTTCAGGGTTTAGAAGCTGACAGTAACAATAATGTAAAAGCAGTTGTTACAGACAAGGGAAAATATGATGCTGATTATGTTGTTGTTGCTATAGGAGTTACACCTAATACTGTTTTAGCTAAGGATGCCGGTATAAAATTAATGGATAATGGTGCTATATTAGTTGATAGGGAAGGAAAAACAAATATTGATTCTATATATGCTGCTGGGGACTGTGCTAGTATATATGATAAAGTATTGAATGATCAGACTTATGCTGCTCTCGCTACAGGGGCAAATAAATTGGGAAGAATGGTTGCTAGTAATTTAGTAGGAGGACATGAAAAGTTTATAGGAAGTTTAACTAGTGCATGCATACTTGCTTTTGAACTTGAAGCTGCAAGAACAGGAATAACAGAGGAAGAAGCTAAAAAAAGGAATATTAACTATAAAACTGTTACGGTAAAAGATTTAGATCATACTCATTATTATCCTGATTATCAGGACTTACATATAAAACTTGTATATTTAGCTGACAGCAGAAAGATAATAGGCGGTCAGATATTAGGAAAAAGAGGTGCTGTATTGAGGGCGGATGTCATAGCTGCTTGTATATATGCTGGGCTTACTGTAGATGAATTAGGAATGCTTGACTTATGTTATGCTCCTCCTTTTGCAAGGACTTGGGATTCTTTGAATGTCGTTGGAAATGCAGCTAAATAA
- the ribH gene encoding 6,7-dimethyl-8-ribityllumazine synthase, with the protein MKTFEGKLVSEKPIKVGIVCARFNEFIVSKLLGGALDALSRHNIKDDDITVAWVPGAFEIPLIASKMAKSKKYDAVICLGAVIRGSTTHYDYVCAEVSKGIANVSLNSDVPVMFGVLTTENIEQAIERAGTKAGNKGFDSAMAAIEMVNLIREIEK; encoded by the coding sequence ATGAAAACTTTTGAAGGAAAACTCGTTAGTGAAAAACCAATTAAAGTTGGTATAGTATGTGCTAGATTCAATGAATTTATTGTTTCTAAACTTTTGGGCGGTGCTTTGGACGCTTTATCTCGTCATAATATCAAAGACGATGATATTACTGTTGCTTGGGTGCCTGGTGCTTTTGAGATACCTCTAATAGCTTCTAAAATGGCTAAATCCAAAAAATATGATGCTGTTATATGTCTTGGTGCTGTTATAAGAGGCTCTACTACTCATTATGATTATGTTTGTGCCGAAGTATCTAAAGGCATTGCTAATGTTTCACTTAATTCTGATGTGCCTGTAATGTTCGGAGTTTTAACTACTGAAAATATTGAGCAGGCTATTGAAAGAGCTGGTACTAAAGCTGGAAACAAAGGTTTCGATTCTGCTATGGCTGCTATTGAAATGGTAAACCTAATCAGAGAAATAGAAAAATAA